Within Candidatus Zixiibacteriota bacterium, the genomic segment CGAGGCCACCATCGAGGGCGAGGATCTCATCGTCCACGGCGGCGCACCGCAACCGTCGACTTCGGCCGACCCCCGGGGTGACCATCGTCTCGCCATGGCCATCGAAATCGCCACTCTCGCGCTTGGCGGTGAACTCGGGAACAGGTATCAGGAAATGATTGCGATCTCTGCGCCCGAATTCTATACCACCCTGCGGAGGCTCTGCTGATGCCCAAGCCTCTCCAGCTTTACGGCATCGTCGGCGAAAGCATCTCTTACACGCTCTCGCCTCTGATCTACAACTCGCTGTTCCTCGACGCCGGCATTAACGCGCTCTATGTCACGTTCGACCTTCCATCCAATCGCGTCAAACGGTTCGTCACGCTGGCTGAGGAAATCCGCATGAGCGGATTCAATGTTACCGTGCCGCACAAAGAACTGGTCGTCCGTTACCTGCACCGTCTCGACCCGATTGCCACAGCTACCGGCTCTGTCAATCTCGTGTTGCGCCGCCGCGGCAAACTCGATGGCTTCAATACCGACTATGCCGGGATCAAGACGACCATCGAGAACCGGTTGCGCCTCAATCTGCACGGGAAGCATGTTGTTGTCCTCGGCACCGGCGGCGCTGCTCGCACGGTCGTCTATTACCTCGCGCAGACTTCCTGTTCTTCAATCACGATCGTCAGTCGCCAGTTGCGTGAACGCCGTTCCTGGCGGAGCTATCTGAATCAAGTGCACTGTGCCGATCGCACGGATCTGCTGACCTATGATGAACTGCCGCGACGCGCAGCACCGATCGACCTGCTCATCAACTGCACTCCGCTGGCTGCCTCGGCATTGCTGGGGACGCGACTGCGGGCGCGTTGCCGAGCGCTCTTCGAATTGCGTTATTCTCCTTCGTTCAATGACTCGCGCCGCCATGTCGACGGCAAGTACATGCTCGCCGTACAGGCGGCCGCAAACTGGTACCTGATGACCGGCCGCACCGTCGCGCCGGCTCGAATCTTGAAAATCATCTCCGGAGCACGCGCATGATCCGCTTCGTCACCGCCGGCGAATCGCACGGCATGGGCCTTACCGCCGTCATCGAGGGCATCCCCGCCGGCCTCAAACTCGACCTGCAGGCCATCAACTTCGATCTGCGCCGTCGCCAACTTGGCTATGGCCGCGGTCTGCGGATGCGCATCGAGCAGGACACCGCCTTGATCACCGCCGGTGTCTGGGATAGCGTCACCATCGGGGCACCGATCAGCATCTTCATTCAAAATCGCGACTGGAAGAACTGGAAGGATCAGGCGCGTCCCAAAAGGACCGTGCCGCGCCCCGGCCATGCCGATCTGTCCGCCGTACTCAAGTATGATTTCGACGATATCCAGAAAGCGATCGAACGCTCCTCGGCCCGCGAAACCGCTGCCCGCACCGCCATCGGCGCCATCGCCAAGCAATTCCTGCACGCATTCGGAATTGTCGTCTACTCGCACACCCGTCGCATCGGCAACGTCGTCAACGACCAGCCGGTGAAATTCACTCCAGCCAAGTTTCGCCAAATCGAAAAATCCCCCGTGCGCTGCGCCAGTCCCGCCGCCGCCAAACTGATGATCCGCGAAATCGATCGTGCCGTCACCCGTCAGGACACCCTCGGCGGCGTCAGCGAGGTCGTCGTCTCCGGCGCTCCCGTCGGACTCGGCAGCTACGTCCAATGGGATCGCCGTGCCGATGTCCGTCTCGCTGCTGCCGTCATGGGCGTGCAGTCCGTCAAAGCCATCGAAATCGGCACCGGCATCCTTGCCAGCACCCAATTCGGTTCGCAGGTGCATGACCCCATCCTCTACAACAAGTCGCGCGGCTACCACCATCGCTCCAACAACGCCGGCGGCATCACGGCCGGCATCACCACCGGCGAGGAAATCATCCTCCGCGCCTACTTTAAACCGATCTCGACCTTGGGTAAGCCGCTGCCGTCAACCGATCTCAAATCGCGCCGCCCGACCGATGCACCCTACGTCCGTTCCGATATCTGCGTCGTTCCCGCCGGCGGCGTCGTCTGCGAGGCCGTCGTCGCTCTCACTCTCGCCGACATGCTTTCCGAGAAATTCGGTGGCGACTCGATGCGCGAAGCCCTTGCCAACTACCGCTCCTATCTTCGTCATGTCAATCAACGTTAACGCTCGGAACATCTTTCTGACCGGCATGCCCGGCGTCGGCAAGACCACCGCCGGCCAAATCGCCGCGCGGACACTTGGCTGCGACTTCGTTGATACCGACCAGACCATCGAGAAGAATGAAAGACTGTCGATCGCGCGTATTTTCTCGGAGAAGGGAGAATCGTACTTCCGCCAACGCGAACGCGAGCTTCTGGAGAAGCTCTGCCACCGGGATCATCAACTCATCGCCACCGGTGGCGGGATGCTGATTCCCTCGGCCAATCT encodes:
- a CDS encoding shikimate dehydrogenase, with the translated sequence MPKPLQLYGIVGESISYTLSPLIYNSLFLDAGINALYVTFDLPSNRVKRFVTLAEEIRMSGFNVTVPHKELVVRYLHRLDPIATATGSVNLVLRRRGKLDGFNTDYAGIKTTIENRLRLNLHGKHVVVLGTGGAARTVVYYLAQTSCSSITIVSRQLRERRSWRSYLNQVHCADRTDLLTYDELPRRAAPIDLLINCTPLAASALLGTRLRARCRALFELRYSPSFNDSRRHVDGKYMLAVQAAANWYLMTGRTVAPARILKIISGARA
- the aroC gene encoding chorismate synthase produces the protein MIRFVTAGESHGMGLTAVIEGIPAGLKLDLQAINFDLRRRQLGYGRGLRMRIEQDTALITAGVWDSVTIGAPISIFIQNRDWKNWKDQARPKRTVPRPGHADLSAVLKYDFDDIQKAIERSSARETAARTAIGAIAKQFLHAFGIVVYSHTRRIGNVVNDQPVKFTPAKFRQIEKSPVRCASPAAAKLMIREIDRAVTRQDTLGGVSEVVVSGAPVGLGSYVQWDRRADVRLAAAVMGVQSVKAIEIGTGILASTQFGSQVHDPILYNKSRGYHHRSNNAGGITAGITTGEEIILRAYFKPISTLGKPLPSTDLKSRRPTDAPYVRSDICVVPAGGVVCEAVVALTLADMLSEKFGGDSMREALANYRSYLRHVNQR
- a CDS encoding shikimate kinase is translated as MSINVNARNIFLTGMPGVGKTTAGQIAARTLGCDFVDTDQTIEKNERLSIARIFSEKGESYFRQRERELLEKLCHRDHQLIATGGGMLIPSANLALARQHGLVILLAADVDELARRLAFATDRPLLAAGDVTRRLDELSRERAAAYAGITTRVDTKGQTAAAVAGQIVELYHRWTSAHAH